A genomic segment from Rhodospirillum centenum SW encodes:
- the uvrC gene encoding excinuclease ABC subunit UvrC — MPPPQDAETLPSVNSPATDGPADAAPAVPDGGPGEDGSTAPAEARPGRRRRGSVADLARGVETIKGYLRTLPDRPGVYRMLSAEGDVLYVGKARNLKRRVTNYTQVAKLPVRLQRMVAETVTMEFVTTHTEVEALLLESNLIKRLMPRYNVLLRDDKSFPHILITGDHPFPQLTKHRGARDRAGSYYGPFASAGAVNRVMTALQRAFQIRTCTDTVFASRTRPCLQFQIKRCTAPCVGRVGDAGYAAQVAEAKSFLSGRSSEVQARLARAMQDAAEALEFETAAKLRDRIRALTAIQAHQDINVEGVEDADVIAAHQDGGVTCIQVFFFRGGRNYGNRAYFPSHDKAQDTPEVLSAFVAQFYENKAAPELVLVSEDLPEHALLQEALSVRAGHRVALVAPKRGDKRRVVDHALTNAREAHGRRLAESGSQAKLLAGVAEVFGLAEPPQRIEVYDNSHIQGTNAVGGMIVAGPEGFLKSAYRKFNIKDPAAAGDDYAMMREVLTRRFERALKEDPERTGGTWPDLLLIDGGEGQLAVALEVLAELGIDDVPLAGIAKGPDRDAGRERFFLPGRPPFGLDPKSPVLYYLQRLRDEAHRFAIGTHRARREKALGASPLDEIAGIGPRRKKALLHHFGSARAVSRAGLQDLASVEGISEAVARIIYDHFHPDG; from the coding sequence GTCTGTGAACAGCCCGGCGACGGACGGTCCTGCCGACGCCGCCCCCGCCGTTCCGGACGGGGGGCCGGGAGAAGACGGAAGCACCGCCCCCGCCGAGGCGCGCCCGGGCCGGCGGCGACGCGGCAGCGTGGCGGACCTGGCCCGCGGGGTGGAGACGATCAAGGGGTATCTGCGCACCCTGCCCGACCGGCCCGGCGTCTACCGCATGCTGAGCGCCGAGGGGGACGTGCTCTATGTCGGCAAGGCGCGGAACCTGAAGCGGCGCGTCACCAACTACACCCAGGTCGCCAAGCTGCCCGTGCGCCTGCAGCGCATGGTGGCCGAGACGGTCACCATGGAGTTCGTCACCACCCACACGGAGGTGGAGGCGCTGCTGCTGGAGTCGAACCTGATCAAGCGGCTGATGCCGCGCTACAACGTGCTGCTGCGGGACGACAAGAGCTTCCCGCACATCCTGATCACGGGCGACCACCCCTTCCCCCAGCTCACCAAGCACCGCGGCGCCCGCGACCGTGCCGGCAGCTATTACGGCCCCTTCGCCAGCGCCGGAGCGGTGAACCGGGTGATGACGGCGCTGCAGCGCGCCTTCCAGATCCGCACCTGCACCGACACGGTGTTCGCCAGCCGGACACGGCCCTGTCTCCAGTTCCAGATCAAGCGCTGCACGGCGCCCTGCGTCGGCCGGGTCGGCGACGCCGGCTACGCCGCCCAGGTGGCCGAGGCGAAGTCCTTCCTGTCGGGCCGGAGTTCGGAGGTGCAGGCGCGGCTGGCCCGGGCCATGCAGGACGCGGCCGAGGCGCTGGAGTTCGAGACGGCGGCCAAGCTGCGCGACCGCATCCGCGCCCTGACCGCCATCCAGGCGCATCAGGACATCAATGTCGAAGGGGTGGAGGATGCCGACGTGATCGCCGCGCACCAGGACGGCGGCGTCACCTGCATCCAGGTCTTCTTCTTCCGCGGCGGCCGCAACTACGGCAACCGCGCCTATTTCCCCAGCCACGACAAGGCCCAGGATACGCCCGAGGTGCTGTCCGCCTTCGTCGCCCAGTTCTACGAGAACAAGGCCGCCCCGGAGCTGGTGCTGGTCAGCGAGGACCTGCCCGAACACGCGCTGCTGCAGGAGGCGCTGTCGGTGCGCGCCGGGCACAGGGTGGCGCTGGTGGCCCCCAAGCGCGGCGACAAGCGCCGGGTGGTGGACCATGCCCTGACCAACGCGCGGGAGGCGCATGGCCGCCGGCTGGCGGAGAGCGGCAGCCAGGCGAAGCTGCTGGCCGGGGTGGCCGAGGTCTTCGGTCTGGCGGAACCGCCGCAGCGGATCGAGGTCTACGACAACTCCCACATCCAGGGCACGAACGCCGTGGGCGGCATGATCGTGGCCGGCCCCGAGGGCTTCCTGAAGTCCGCCTACCGCAAGTTCAACATCAAGGACCCGGCCGCCGCCGGCGACGACTACGCCATGATGCGGGAGGTGCTGACCCGGCGCTTCGAGCGGGCCCTGAAGGAGGACCCGGAGCGCACGGGCGGCACCTGGCCCGACCTGCTGCTGATCGACGGCGGCGAGGGCCAGCTTGCCGTGGCGCTGGAGGTGCTGGCCGAGCTGGGCATCGACGACGTGCCGCTGGCCGGCATCGCCAAGGGACCGGACCGCGACGCCGGCCGCGAGCGCTTCTTCCTGCCCGGCCGTCCGCCCTTCGGACTCGATCCGAAGAGCCCCGTCCTCTACTACCTCCAGCGCCTGCGCGACGAGGCGCACCGCTTCGCCATCGGCACCCACCGGGCGCGGCGGGAGAAGGCGCTGGGCGCCAGCCCGCTGGACGAGATCGCCGGCATCGGGCCGCGGCGCAAGAAGGCGCTGCTGCACCATTTCGGCTCGGCCCGCGCCGTCTCCCGCGCCGGACTGCAGGACCTCGCCAGCGTCGAGGGGATCAGCGAGGCGGTGGCCAGAATCATCTATGACCACTTCCATCCGGACGGCTAG
- the pgsA gene encoding CDP-diacylglycerol--glycerol-3-phosphate 3-phosphatidyltransferase, whose amino-acid sequence MLTSLPNILTLSRIVVIPVIVALFFVPGPSAAYTACALFAAAGITDWFDGYLARAWREESVIGKFLDPIADKLLVAAVLMMLVAVDKVAGWAVIAAVVILLREVMVSGLREFLAGLQVGVPVSRLAKWKTGIQMGAIGVLIVGDDGPGWLPTTLIGEAGLWVAALLTLVTGWDYLRAGLRHMLAPLPEKPPRATEVRT is encoded by the coding sequence ATGCTGACCAGCCTGCCCAACATCCTGACCCTGTCCCGGATCGTCGTCATTCCGGTGATCGTGGCGCTGTTCTTCGTGCCGGGGCCGTCGGCCGCCTACACCGCCTGCGCCCTGTTCGCGGCGGCCGGCATCACCGACTGGTTCGACGGCTACCTGGCCCGCGCCTGGCGGGAGGAGAGCGTCATCGGCAAGTTCCTGGACCCGATCGCCGACAAGCTGCTGGTCGCCGCCGTGCTGATGATGCTGGTGGCGGTGGACAAGGTGGCCGGCTGGGCCGTGATCGCCGCCGTCGTCATCCTGCTGCGCGAGGTCATGGTGTCCGGCCTGCGCGAATTCCTGGCCGGCCTGCAGGTGGGCGTGCCGGTCAGCCGGCTGGCGAAGTGGAAGACCGGCATCCAGATGGGGGCCATCGGCGTGCTGATTGTCGGCGACGACGGTCCCGGCTGGCTGCCCACCACCCTGATCGGCGAGGCCGGCCTCTGGGTCGCCGCCCTGCTGACCCTGGTCACCGGCTGGGACTATCTGCGCGCCGGCCTGCGCCACATGCTGGCGCCCTTGCCGGAAAAGCCGCCGCGGGCGACCGAGGTGCGGACCTGA
- the moaD gene encoding molybdopterin converting factor subunit 1, with amino-acid sequence MKLLYFAWLRTKVGLSEETVEPPPGVTDVAGLIDWLKGRGPGYADALANLAVVKVAVNQEYVPFEHPVRPGDEVALFPPVTGG; translated from the coding sequence GTGAAGCTGCTCTATTTCGCCTGGCTGCGCACCAAGGTCGGCCTGTCCGAGGAAACGGTGGAGCCGCCGCCCGGGGTGACGGACGTGGCCGGCCTGATCGACTGGCTGAAGGGGCGCGGCCCCGGCTATGCCGACGCGCTGGCCAATCTGGCCGTCGTGAAGGTGGCCGTGAACCAGGAATACGTCCCCTTCGAGCATCCGGTCCGGCCGGGGGACGAGGTGGCGCTGTTCCCCCCGGTCACCGGCGGCTGA
- a CDS encoding molybdenum cofactor biosynthesis protein MoaE — protein sequence MTVRVQAEDFDVGAELAALTRGNPRIGGLACFVGLVRDLHPGAADAAAVQALTLEHYPGMTERQIGAIAAEAKARWPLESVLVIHRHGRLEPGDRIVLVACASAHRDAAFAACQFLMDWLKTRAPFWKREETVEGGRWVEARAEDEAAARKW from the coding sequence GTGACGGTACGCGTGCAGGCGGAGGATTTCGATGTCGGCGCCGAGCTGGCGGCCCTGACCCGCGGCAATCCGCGGATCGGCGGGCTGGCCTGCTTCGTCGGGCTGGTGCGCGACCTGCACCCCGGCGCCGCGGATGCCGCCGCCGTCCAGGCCCTGACCCTGGAACACTATCCCGGCATGACGGAGCGCCAGATCGGCGCCATCGCGGCCGAGGCGAAGGCGCGCTGGCCGCTGGAGTCGGTGCTGGTGATCCACCGCCACGGCCGGCTGGAGCCGGGCGACCGCATCGTGCTGGTGGCCTGTGCCAGCGCCCACCGGGACGCCGCCTTCGCCGCCTGCCAGTTCCTGATGGACTGGCTGAAGACCCGCGCCCCCTTCTGGAAGCGGGAAGAGACCGTGGAGGGCGGCCGCTGGGTGGAGGCCCGTGCAGAGGACGAGGCGGCAGCCCGGAAGTGGTAG
- a CDS encoding hybrid sensor histidine kinase/response regulator gives MTQGQRTCTILVVDDSRTHLAQLSDLLRQDGYAAVHTVRDPRTAVAECRERKPDVILLDYVMPHLDGLQVMDALQAARLEVEPAVILVTGHSDRNLRLEALRRGARDFIGRPFDPHELLARLSNVAQAQFLQRQLRHQNVMLESMVKESTQRLSEAMEVLRHAERQLAEQLEHSREENRRKSEFLANATHELRTPLNAILGFADLLVAEAYGPLGNPHYAEYAHDIHTAAEHLLALVEGTMDLAKAESGQDEIELREIDIGRTVQDSIRLLRQLAEIGGVSLTVSVPETPLRLRSDPEKIRQIVLNLASNAIKFTPKGGCVTVDVSADSDGGACILVIRDTGIGIAPQDLATALRPFGQVRSPDRPHPKGTGLGLPLTRRFVEMLGGSMAIDSRPGHGTVVTVRLPALAEEALSENLAAG, from the coding sequence ATGACCCAGGGACAGCGGACCTGTACCATCCTGGTCGTCGATGACAGCCGGACACATCTCGCCCAGCTCTCCGACCTGTTGCGCCAGGACGGCTATGCTGCCGTCCATACGGTCCGCGATCCGCGCACGGCCGTTGCGGAATGCCGCGAGCGCAAGCCGGACGTCATCCTGCTCGACTATGTGATGCCGCACCTGGACGGGTTGCAGGTGATGGACGCGCTCCAGGCCGCCCGGCTGGAGGTGGAGCCCGCGGTCATCCTGGTCACCGGCCATTCCGACCGGAATCTCCGGCTGGAAGCCCTGCGCCGCGGCGCCCGCGACTTCATCGGCCGCCCCTTCGACCCGCACGAGCTGCTGGCCCGCCTTTCCAACGTGGCCCAGGCGCAGTTCCTGCAACGCCAGCTCCGGCACCAGAACGTGATGCTGGAGAGCATGGTCAAGGAGAGCACCCAGCGCCTGTCGGAGGCGATGGAGGTGCTGCGCCATGCCGAACGGCAACTGGCTGAACAGCTTGAGCATTCGCGGGAAGAGAACCGGCGCAAGAGCGAGTTCCTGGCGAACGCGACGCACGAGCTGCGCACGCCCCTGAACGCCATCCTGGGCTTTGCCGACCTGCTGGTGGCGGAGGCCTACGGTCCGCTGGGCAACCCGCACTATGCCGAGTATGCCCACGACATCCACACCGCCGCCGAGCACCTGCTGGCGCTGGTGGAAGGCACCATGGATCTGGCCAAGGCGGAATCCGGCCAGGACGAGATCGAGCTGCGGGAGATCGATATCGGCCGCACGGTGCAGGACAGCATCCGCCTGCTGCGCCAGCTTGCCGAGATCGGCGGCGTGAGCCTGACCGTGAGCGTGCCGGAGACGCCGCTGCGGCTGCGCAGCGACCCGGAGAAGATCAGGCAGATCGTCCTGAACCTCGCCTCCAACGCCATCAAGTTCACGCCCAAGGGCGGCTGCGTGACCGTGGATGTCAGCGCCGACAGCGACGGCGGGGCCTGCATCCTGGTGATCCGCGACACCGGCATCGGCATCGCGCCGCAGGACCTTGCCACGGCCCTGCGCCCGTTCGGACAGGTGCGCAGCCCCGATCGCCCGCACCCCAAGGGCACCGGGCTGGGACTGCCGCTGACCCGGCGTTTCGTGGAGATGCTGGGCGGCTCCATGGCGATCGACAGCCGCCCCGGCCACGGCACCGTCGTCACCGTGCGCCTGCCCGCCCTGGCGGAGGAGGCCCTCTCCGAAAATCTGGCCGCCGGCTGA
- a CDS encoding branched-chain amino acid aminotransferase yields the protein MSIIPFHDRDGVIWFDGEMVPWRDAKIHVLTHGLHYASCVFEGERVYNGKVFKLTEHSERLVRSGEILGFRIPYSAAEIEKATNDVVKAAGMVNGYVRPVAWRGSEMMGVSAQANKIHLAIAAWEWPSYFSPELRMKGISLQISKWRRPAPDTAPTASKAAGLYMICTMSKHAAENDGFQDALMLDYRGLVAEATGANIFLVKDGAIHTPTPDCFLDGITRRTVIGLARRRGYQVVERAISADELKDFTEVFLTGTAAEVTAVGRIGDITYTPGEITKALMLDYDALVNGRLADAAAAE from the coding sequence ATGTCCATCATCCCCTTCCACGACCGCGACGGCGTTATCTGGTTCGACGGTGAGATGGTGCCGTGGCGCGATGCCAAGATCCACGTCCTGACGCACGGCCTGCATTATGCAAGTTGTGTATTCGAAGGGGAGCGGGTTTACAACGGCAAGGTCTTCAAGCTGACCGAGCATTCGGAACGGCTTGTCAGGTCGGGGGAAATCCTCGGTTTCCGCATTCCCTACAGCGCGGCGGAGATCGAGAAGGCGACGAATGACGTCGTCAAGGCCGCGGGCATGGTCAACGGCTATGTCCGGCCCGTGGCGTGGCGCGGCAGCGAGATGATGGGCGTCTCCGCCCAGGCGAACAAGATCCACCTCGCCATCGCCGCCTGGGAATGGCCCAGCTATTTCTCGCCCGAGTTGCGGATGAAGGGCATCTCGCTCCAGATCTCCAAGTGGCGGCGGCCGGCGCCCGACACGGCGCCCACGGCCAGCAAGGCGGCCGGCCTCTACATGATCTGCACCATGTCCAAGCATGCGGCCGAGAATGACGGCTTCCAGGACGCGCTGATGCTGGACTACCGCGGCCTCGTGGCGGAGGCGACGGGTGCCAACATCTTCCTGGTCAAGGACGGGGCGATCCATACGCCGACGCCGGACTGCTTCCTGGACGGCATCACCCGCCGCACCGTGATCGGCCTCGCCCGCCGGCGCGGCTACCAGGTGGTGGAGCGGGCGATCAGCGCCGACGAGCTGAAGGACTTCACCGAGGTCTTCCTCACCGGCACCGCTGCCGAGGTCACGGCCGTCGGCCGCATCGGGGACATCACCTATACCCCGGGCGAGATCACCAAGGCCCTGATGCTGGACTACGACGCCCTGGTGAACGGCCGCCTCGCGGACGCCGCCGCGGCCGAGTAA
- a CDS encoding MarR family winged helix-turn-helix transcriptional regulator, translating to MADIKTGANPLFLREEELRQGIELLFYAYRDFTAEPDAMLEKIGLGRAHHRVVYFVGRYPQITITELLSILRITKQSLSRVLNDLIGQEYIEQRTGTRDRRQRLLTLTAKGEALERELSDAQRARIARAYRAAGAEAVEGFRTVMLGIMDEDDRAKFPARGPAPKR from the coding sequence ATGGCTGACATAAAAACCGGCGCCAACCCCCTCTTCCTCCGCGAGGAGGAACTGCGTCAGGGGATCGAGCTGCTGTTCTACGCCTACCGCGACTTTACCGCCGAACCCGACGCGATGCTTGAGAAAATCGGTCTGGGCCGGGCGCACCACAGGGTCGTCTATTTCGTGGGACGCTATCCCCAGATCACGATCACAGAGCTGCTATCGATTTTGCGCATCACGAAACAGAGCCTCAGCCGGGTGCTGAACGACCTGATCGGGCAGGAGTACATCGAGCAGCGCACCGGCACCCGCGACCGCCGCCAGCGCCTGCTGACCCTGACCGCCAAGGGCGAGGCGCTGGAGCGCGAACTGTCCGACGCCCAGCGCGCCCGCATCGCCCGTGCCTACCGCGCCGCCGGGGCCGAGGCGGTGGAGGGATTCCGCACCGTCATGCTGGGCATCATGGACGAGGACGACCGCGCCAAGTTCCCCGCCCGCGGCCCCGCCCCGAAACGCTGA
- a CDS encoding response regulator, which yields MTEEIPHILVVDDDTRLREALKRYLSQHGFLVTTAADAAEARARLEGLCFDLIVLDVMMPGENGLDLTRSLRRTGGVPILLLTARGQPDDRIAGLEAGADDYLPKPFEPRELLLRIQSILRRLAKPAAAPAEIRLGRWVFDPQREELRAGEETVRLTPAEAGLLKTLATAPGEVFSREELVDRVGMECNARTIDVQVTRLRRKLEDDPRLPRYLQTVRGEGYVLRPD from the coding sequence ATGACCGAGGAAATCCCGCACATCCTGGTGGTGGACGACGACACCCGCCTGCGCGAGGCGCTGAAGCGCTACCTGTCGCAGCACGGCTTCCTGGTGACAACGGCGGCCGACGCGGCCGAAGCGCGGGCGCGGCTGGAGGGGCTGTGCTTCGACCTGATCGTGCTGGACGTGATGATGCCGGGCGAGAACGGGCTGGACCTGACCCGCAGCCTGCGCCGCACGGGCGGCGTGCCGATCCTCCTGCTGACGGCCCGCGGCCAGCCCGACGACCGCATCGCCGGGCTGGAGGCCGGGGCCGACGACTACCTGCCCAAGCCGTTCGAGCCGCGGGAGCTGCTGCTGCGCATCCAGTCGATCCTGCGCCGGCTGGCGAAGCCGGCCGCCGCCCCGGCGGAGATCCGCCTGGGCCGCTGGGTGTTCGACCCGCAGCGGGAGGAACTGCGCGCCGGCGAGGAGACCGTGCGCCTGACCCCCGCCGAAGCGGGCCTGCTGAAGACCCTGGCGACGGCGCCGGGCGAGGTGTTCAGCCGGGAGGAGCTGGTGGACCGCGTGGGCATGGAGTGCAACGCCCGCACCATCGACGTGCAGGTCACGCGCCTGCGCCGCAAGCTGGAGGACGACCCCCGCCTGCCCCGCTACCTTCAGACGGTGCGCGGCGAGGGCTACGTCCTGCGGCCCGACTGA
- a CDS encoding ATP-binding protein yields the protein MTVPGMLSRPLAAWRRRPRPFAWMKRFLPRTLFGRSLMIIATPVVLAQAIATFVFYDRHWDTMTNRLAFAVAGEIAIIVDELLEDRSEEERASTMARAAGAVDLFVSWLPGETLPPGRQELRGILKTTLGRALDERVRRPWRIDSTVAHEWIEIRIQMDEGVLSVMSPERRLFSFTSYLFIMWMIGSSVVLFAIAIVFMRNQIRPIRRLAVVADAFGKGRDAPGFKPEGALEVRQAAAAFLLMRERIQRMISQRTEMLAGVSHDLRTPLTRMKLELAMLPDLPEVAELRQDVADMETMIEGYLAFARGEGAEAPQPVDIARLLEAVAANARREGAAVTLDLPAETAGEDGGKDEGADGEAGIILPIRPNAFKRCLANLVGNARRYGSHVWIGLRRDATAVEIVIDDDGPGIPPDRREEVFRPFTRLEPSRNAETGGVGLGMTIARDVARRHGGDVVLGDSPHGGLRAIVRLPV from the coding sequence ATGACCGTCCCCGGAATGCTGTCCCGCCCCCTGGCCGCCTGGCGCCGGCGGCCGCGGCCCTTCGCCTGGATGAAGCGGTTCCTGCCGCGGACCCTGTTCGGCCGTTCGCTGATGATCATCGCCACGCCGGTGGTGCTGGCCCAGGCCATCGCCACCTTCGTCTTCTACGACCGGCACTGGGACACCATGACCAACCGGCTGGCCTTCGCGGTCGCCGGCGAGATCGCCATCATCGTGGACGAGCTGCTGGAGGACCGCAGCGAGGAGGAACGCGCCAGCACCATGGCGCGGGCCGCGGGCGCCGTGGACCTGTTCGTGAGCTGGCTGCCGGGCGAGACCCTGCCCCCCGGCCGGCAGGAACTGCGCGGCATCCTGAAGACCACCCTGGGCCGCGCCCTGGACGAGCGGGTGCGGCGGCCCTGGCGGATCGATTCCACCGTGGCGCACGAATGGATCGAGATCCGCATCCAGATGGACGAGGGCGTGCTCTCGGTGATGAGCCCGGAGCGCCGCCTGTTCAGCTTCACCAGCTATCTCTTCATCATGTGGATGATCGGCAGCTCGGTGGTGCTGTTCGCCATCGCCATCGTCTTCATGCGCAACCAGATCCGCCCGATCCGCCGGCTGGCCGTGGTGGCCGACGCCTTCGGCAAGGGCCGCGACGCCCCCGGCTTCAAGCCGGAGGGGGCGCTGGAGGTGCGGCAGGCGGCGGCGGCCTTCCTGCTGATGCGCGAGCGCATCCAGCGCATGATCAGCCAGCGCACGGAGATGCTGGCCGGGGTCAGCCACGACCTGCGCACGCCGCTGACCCGGATGAAGCTGGAACTGGCCATGCTGCCCGACCTGCCGGAGGTGGCGGAGCTGCGCCAGGACGTGGCCGACATGGAGACGATGATCGAGGGCTATCTGGCCTTCGCCCGCGGCGAAGGGGCGGAAGCACCCCAGCCGGTGGACATCGCCCGGCTGCTGGAGGCCGTGGCGGCGAACGCCCGGCGCGAGGGCGCCGCCGTCACCCTGGATCTGCCGGCGGAGACGGCCGGCGAGGACGGGGGGAAGGACGAGGGAGCGGACGGGGAGGCCGGCATCATCCTTCCGATCCGCCCGAACGCCTTCAAGCGCTGCCTCGCCAATCTGGTGGGCAATGCGCGCCGCTACGGCAGCCATGTCTGGATCGGGCTGCGCCGCGACGCCACGGCGGTGGAGATCGTCATCGACGACGACGGGCCCGGCATCCCGCCCGACCGCCGCGAAGAGGTGTTCCGCCCCTTCACCCGGCTGGAACCGTCGCGCAATGCCGAGACGGGGGGCGTGGGGCTGGGCATGACCATCGCGCGCGACGTGGCCCGACGGCACGGCGGCGACGTGGTGCTGGGCGACAGCCCGCACGGGGGGCTGCGCGCCATCGTCAGGCTGCCGGTCTGA
- a CDS encoding phasin family protein, translating to MAASKNPFFDFDMSKFMDPAKFMDVTKMMGDFKVPGVDLDQMMQAQRKNIEALTAANQLAFEGLQAVMRRQVEILRQSMEEASSSVSDMMAAGTPEEKVAKQTELVKAAFEKALTNMKEMAEMVAKSNTEAAEVLSNRVKESLEELKVAVSKTQPKK from the coding sequence ATGGCGGCTTCCAAGAATCCCTTCTTCGACTTCGACATGTCCAAGTTCATGGACCCGGCGAAGTTCATGGACGTGACGAAGATGATGGGCGACTTCAAGGTCCCCGGCGTCGATCTCGACCAGATGATGCAGGCCCAACGCAAGAACATCGAGGCGCTGACCGCTGCCAACCAGCTCGCCTTCGAGGGGTTGCAGGCCGTGATGCGCCGGCAGGTGGAGATCCTGCGCCAGTCGATGGAAGAGGCGTCCTCCAGCGTCTCCGACATGATGGCCGCCGGCACGCCGGAGGAGAAGGTCGCCAAGCAGACCGAGCTGGTGAAGGCCGCCTTCGAGAAGGCGCTCACCAACATGAAGGAAATGGCCGAGATGGTCGCCAAGTCGAACACCGAGGCGGCCGAGGTCCTCTCCAACCGGGTCAAGGAAAGCCTGGAGGAGCTGAAGGTCGCCGTCAGCAAGACGCAGCCGAAGAAGTAG
- a CDS encoding TetR/AcrR family transcriptional regulator, translated as MSRKSDPDRKTEAERRLIAAAMTLAAEKGWRDLTLAEIAAAAEVSLADLYRHFPGKLALLRGLARLADGAVLAGPAPDMEERPHDRVFDVLMRRFDALEPYRAGLRVVWRELRGSPSAALCVAPQLPRSMAWMLEAAGLPGGGLAGMLKARGLAAVWLATLRVWFEDDSPDLARTMAALDANLRRAEEVWNSVSRPRRRATAAEAPAP; from the coding sequence ATGAGCAGGAAGTCGGACCCGGACAGGAAGACCGAGGCGGAGCGGCGCCTCATCGCCGCGGCCATGACCCTGGCGGCGGAGAAGGGCTGGCGCGACCTCACGCTCGCGGAGATCGCAGCGGCGGCGGAGGTGTCGCTGGCCGACCTCTACCGCCATTTCCCCGGCAAGCTCGCGCTTCTGCGCGGCCTCGCGCGGCTCGCCGATGGGGCTGTGCTCGCCGGCCCCGCTCCCGACATGGAGGAGCGGCCGCACGACCGCGTGTTCGACGTGCTGATGCGGCGCTTCGACGCGCTGGAGCCCTACCGGGCCGGGCTGCGCGTCGTCTGGCGGGAGCTGCGTGGCTCCCCCTCGGCGGCGCTCTGCGTGGCGCCGCAGCTTCCCCGCTCCATGGCCTGGATGCTGGAGGCCGCCGGGCTGCCCGGCGGCGGGCTGGCCGGCATGCTGAAGGCGCGCGGGCTTGCCGCCGTCTGGCTGGCGACCCTGCGCGTCTGGTTCGAGGATGACAGCCCCGATCTCGCCCGCACCATGGCGGCGCTCGACGCCAATCTGCGCCGGGCGGAGGAGGTCTGGAACAGCGTCTCCCGGCCGCGCCGGCGGGCTACCGCGGCCGAGGCGCCGGCCCCCTGA
- a CDS encoding YbaK/EbsC family protein — protein MPLPLSPSAQRFQNLINDLGHPVHVVEFSASTRTAAEAAAVVGCEVAQIAKSIMFRTRDSGRPVLVVASGSNRVNETAVARRLGPLIGGEKLAKADAEFVRANAGYAIGGVPPLGHTVPPVVLVDRDLLAFDTVWAAAGTPSAVFPVAPATLVALTGGQVDEVT, from the coding sequence GTGCCGCTTCCCCTCAGCCCCAGCGCCCAGCGCTTCCAGAACCTGATCAACGACCTGGGCCATCCGGTCCATGTCGTGGAGTTCTCCGCCTCCACCCGCACCGCGGCCGAGGCCGCCGCCGTCGTGGGCTGCGAGGTGGCCCAGATCGCCAAGTCGATCATGTTCCGCACCCGCGACAGCGGCCGGCCCGTGCTGGTCGTCGCCAGCGGCAGCAACCGGGTGAACGAGACGGCGGTGGCCCGCCGGCTCGGCCCGCTGATCGGCGGCGAGAAGCTGGCGAAGGCGGATGCGGAATTCGTCCGCGCCAATGCCGGCTATGCCATCGGCGGGGTGCCGCCGCTCGGCCATACGGTGCCGCCGGTGGTGCTGGTGGACCGCGACCTGCTGGCGTTCGACACGGTGTGGGCCGCCGCGGGCACGCCCAGCGCCGTCTTCCCCGTCGCCCCCGCCACCCTGGTCGCGCTGACCGGCGGGCAGGTGGACGAGGTGACCTGA
- the proC gene encoding pyrroline-5-carboxylate reductase, whose product MGVSLLLVGCGKMGGALLSGWRAASVASRIVVVEPSGPAAAFPSGVPDGVEVVTGAEALPSGFAPDAVVLAVKPQMMDAAAPAYARFAGTAVFLSIAAGRTVGYFERVFGSGAAIVRAMPNTPAAIGRGITAAVANAAVTSEQRDLCTRLLAAAGEVAWLSEESQIDAVTAVSGSGPAYVFLLVEALAKAGEAAGLPPDLAMTLARATVSGSGELLHRAAEPADQLRRNVTSPGGTTQAALDVLMAPDGLGPLLDRAVAAAVRRSRELAG is encoded by the coding sequence ATGGGTGTTTCGCTGCTGCTGGTCGGATGCGGCAAGATGGGCGGGGCCCTGCTCTCCGGCTGGAGGGCGGCCTCGGTCGCGTCCCGCATCGTCGTGGTGGAGCCGTCCGGCCCCGCCGCGGCCTTTCCGTCCGGGGTGCCGGACGGTGTCGAGGTGGTGACCGGGGCGGAGGCGCTGCCGTCCGGCTTCGCGCCCGACGCGGTGGTCCTGGCGGTCAAGCCGCAGATGATGGATGCCGCGGCCCCCGCCTACGCCCGCTTCGCCGGAACGGCCGTCTTCCTCTCCATCGCCGCCGGCAGGACCGTCGGCTATTTCGAACGGGTGTTCGGGTCAGGGGCGGCCATCGTGCGGGCCATGCCCAACACGCCGGCCGCCATCGGCCGTGGCATCACGGCGGCCGTCGCCAATGCCGCCGTCACGTCCGAACAGCGCGATCTCTGCACCCGCCTGCTGGCCGCGGCCGGGGAGGTGGCGTGGCTCTCCGAGGAGAGCCAGATCGACGCCGTGACCGCCGTTTCCGGCAGCGGCCCGGCCTATGTCTTCCTGCTGGTGGAGGCGCTGGCGAAGGCGGGGGAGGCGGCGGGCCTGCCGCCGGATCTCGCCATGACGCTGGCCCGCGCCACCGTCTCCGGCTCGGGGGAGCTGCTGCACCGGGCCGCCGAACCGGCGGACCAGCTCCGCCGCAACGTCACCAGCCCCGGCGGCACCACCCAGGCGGCGCTGGACGTGCTGATGGCGCCGGACGGGCTGGGGCCGCTGCTCGACCGGGCGGTCGCCGCCGCAGTGCGCCGCTCGCGCGAGCTGGCGGGCTGA